GCCAGCCGGGCCTGGTAGACGACACCGAAGGAGCCATTGCCGATCACCTTGATGTCGGAGTACGAGACCTCCTGGGGCCGGTCGGGGCCCTGCCCGGGGGTAGCCACCACCGTGCTCACCTTCCCGCCGTCGCCTGGGGGGGAGACGTTaacggtgctggggggggacaccGCGGAGGGGTGACCGGAGGCCACCGGGGAGCAGGACCCTGGGGGAAAAGGATGGGGGTAATGGCATTGGAGGGGACACCGAGAAGAGGAAccaggaggaagaggcaggaagagcGATTAATAGCACCGGAGGGAGCCCGGGGGGCGGTTAGCGGCACCGGGAAAAGGAGGGGAGAGCCCCGGAGCGGCGgaagggccgcggcggggccggcactCACGACCCAGCTTGATGCCCGGCGGGAaggccccgccgcccggcgcgggcccGGCCTTGGCGCCGgtctgcgcggcggcgggcggcggggcggggccggagccgggcgcggCGTCGGCGAAGGAGCTGGCGCGGGCGCGGgaggggccggcgccgccgccgccgccgctcatgGCGAGGCCGCTGCGGGGCCGCTCGCTGCTCTCGGGCGGCGCCGCagccgcgccgggcccgccccgccccccgtcGCAGGGGGCGCCGGGAAACCGAGCCCGCGCGCGccgcgccctccgccgccgccacccgagCCGTTGCCGGGAGAcgggcgcggggcgcgccgggaaaTGGAGTCGGCGGCGGCTttcgcgcggggcacgccgggaaaTCGAGCCCACGCGGGAGTTGCCGCCAGGCTGGAGCGCGAGGCACGCTGGGAAACCGAGTCTGTGGGCGCGTGGCCGGGAGACGGAGTCCGCGACGGTTTTCGCGCGCAGGGCACGCCGGGAAATACAGCCGGCCGGGGAGGGCGTCACCTGGTAACCGCTTGCGCGAGACACGCCGGGAAATAGAGTCCACGGGCTCGTTGCCTGGCAACCGGGCGCCCGAGGCACGCCGGGGAGGAGAGTCCACGGGCTCGTTGCCTGGTaacggggcgcgcgcggggcacgccgggacgGCGCttctcccggcgtgccccgcgcgggccgcgatggcggcggcggcgcttcccTGGCCCCGGGGTCCCGTcgtgggtcggggggggggggggccggtccGAGCCGCGCCAGGTGAGGAGCCCCCCTCCGacagtgggggagggggaacggccCAGAAAAGCGACCAAACTGTGAAAGTTTTATTGGTTATTTCCTTTATACATTCTTAAAATGAAACCgacgcccccgcccccgccgccccccccggtatGTACAAGAATTTCAATAAGGCTTCAGATAAACCCTCCctgtcccccggccccccccacctgGTGCCCTGACCCCCAACCGGGCTCTGCACCCCCTTGCCCCGTCTAGGGGGAGGATGGGGGGGAGGCTGGAATTGAGGAGAAAAAATGTTAGTTCAGGCCTCCGCCCCTGCcctgggggtgctgtgggggggggaaaggcctgggcccccccccgtcCCATGGCGACAGTTCATCAACAGGCACTTAAGAAACCCtcgagccccccccaccccccccgcggTGGGTCGGGCCATGCCCACCCACCCATTTTTTTGGTTATATAAAGCCATTTGTACAGGGAAACCCCCACATGGGGCCAGAGTGGGGGGGGCATTTCACCCCCCCCAGCTCAGGATCGGACCCCCACAGCCCTTCCTCTCCGTGCGTGGGGGCAGTCAGTTCAGCCCTGGCAGAGACTGGGCATGCTCAgcccctgccaggccctggcctCACGCTCTGGTGGGGGGGcacacctcccccccccagccccatgtcagaTTTCAATGACAAAAACCGTATTTGTGCTTAAAAAGCCCCTTTTTTCACCTGAGGGGGGGGTGGGagcccggggcgggagggggagatGTGCCCCCCCCCAAGGCTCCCCCCCAAGTCCTTTCCCCAGAGCCCCCAAAGGCAGAAGGGTTTAAAGAAACAAGGGGAAATGGGGAAGGTTGCAACGAAACGAAAAAGCCCCGAAAGCAGTGTGGGGGggggctgttccctgcgcgtaaACCCACCATGTCACCCCCTCCCTTAAAACAGAGCCCCTctgggggctgcggcagccttaAAAACAGCCCCCAGAAGATAAGTCAGAGGGGGGAGAAGGATTAtgttctctccctcccccaccaaaaaaatTTCAATTTACAGATCGGCGGAGCCGGCGGGAAAACGAGAGCCAACGCCGAGGAGCAGAAATCTCTGAGTTAAGGCAGCAAATCAATGAGTCCCGGTTCGtcacatgtgtgcgtgtgtgtcccCCCCAcgacccccgcccccccctcaccccccgccaCCTTggccgtgctgggggggggggtgcaatcAGGAGTCCAGGGAAAGCTGGGCCGTGGCGCGCTGCAGCTCGGCGCTGACCCTGCGCCCACCAGGGGCCGGAGcagctgccgcctcctcctccgcctctgcCTTGGCCTTCTTGTCATCCGCGGGGGGGTCAGCGGGGACGAGGGGCGGACCGCCGCTGCTGGccgcctcctcctgccgccgctcCTCGCTCCAGCGGCGCTTGAACCGCAGCTTGAGCGGCACGCAGGGCGGTGGGCGGCATGGTGGGGGCGGTGGCTCCTcggcggcgggtggcggcggtGCCTTGAAcacctcctcatcctcctcctcgtcctcctcgctGACGTCCGTCACCTCCACCTCCTCCGACTCCCCCTCCGAGATGGGCTCCACCTTGatgtggggcagcgagggctcagcagcagcgGCACCGGCGCCCCCTTCCCCAGCGAGCGttggcgctgccgccgccgccttgtCCCGGTTGCGGCGTCCCGGTGGCGGGGGCTGCAGCTTGAATTTGAAGGGGGCCAAagcgggcggtggcggcggctcgCCGGGGCCCGGTGGCGGCGCTGGCACCGGCTTCTCGgggcgctggggctgcggcacCACCAGCCCTGGGTAGTGCAGGAAGGCGCGGGGGCTTAGGTGGTAGTTGTAGACGCTCTGGGCGTGCGCCTGCAGGTAGCGCTGCATGTCCTCAGGGTTGAAGGAGAAGCGggaggctgccgccgccgccggcggggcgaaCATGGGGCTGAGGGTGGGCGAGGGGGTGTAGTTGAGGTGAGTGGGGGTCAGCGGCAGCGCCggcgagagcggcggcggcggcagcagggcgcCAGGGCCAGCCAGCGGCGAGGCAGCGAAGGGGCTCAGCGGCTCAGGCGCCCGCGGGCGCGGGTAGAGGCGGAAAAGGCCAGCGGTGGCATCCTGCGGGGGCAGCCGGGAATGGCCGGGTAGCGGCGGCCCCCGGAAAACGTCACCGCCTCCACGGCTGCCGCGCTCGTCGCCCAGTGGCTCCTCCAGCTCCGAGGTGGCCGAGGTGGCGTCACTGCAGTCGCTGACGGAGCCGCGGGCCAGGCGCCGCGAGACGGCGGCAAAGACGCCGCCGGGCGAGCGCAGCTCCTCAGCTCCCGGCGACAGGGCGTCCGAAGGcgttgcggcggcggcggccggcgggaagCGGAAGTGCGAGCCGCCCGAGGGGGCCGGTGGGGCGCTCTGGGGCACGGGGCCACCTGCAGGTGGGGGAGTGGTGTCAGGGTGGCCATCGCAgccccctcaccccctccccGCCATGGCCCCTGCTCACCTGCCAGGCCCACGTCGATGAAGGGGTAGTTGACCAGCACCAGCTTGTTGAAGTTGAATTTGTAGGTGAAGCGTTTACCCTTGGTCTTGTGCAGGATCCGCTTGTTGTAATAGTACCTGCGGGGCAGGAGAGCGTCAGTCGGACGCACCGAGtgcagcccctcggcccagacacctgggcccaccTGTCACACAACTGGTGAGTCATGGGggtgcctggatgcctgggcTCCCTTCGCACTGCGGCTAGTTTGGGAGCTCTATAGGGAGAGTGGGGTGACCAGACCCCTGGGTCCCCTCCTGTTCATggggcacctggacgcctgggtccacccTCTCAGGACACAGGACACCTGGGGGTGAGAGCAGGCGGTGTGGGGTGCCTGGACACCTGAGTTTCTCCGctctctggcaggaaagggaatACAAGTAGCTGGTGCCGGgatggcacccggacgcctgggccctcgctGCTCACCTCAGCGCCCGGCTCAGCTTGTCGTAGTTCATCTGGGGCTTGCACTTGCGGACGCCCCAGAGCCGGGCCACCTCGTCAGGGTCCTTGATGACGAACTCGCCGTAGTCGCCCTGCCAGGCGATGACGTCGTGGTATTCCTCCTTGCGCAGCAGCTCCAGGATGAAGTGCCACAGCTGGATCTGCCGCGAGCCCGGGCTCGACTCCGGCTTGTACGCCCAGTCCGGGAAGGCGAAGCCTGCGGCGGGCGGAGAGGGCTCAGCCGGCACAGGGCCAGGCAACCCAGACGCCCGGGTCCCCCATGCCACGGGGCAGAAAGGTGGCCAGACGCCTGGATCCCCTGCGCAAGGGGCAGCCTGGATGCTGTGGTCCCCTGTGCAGATTTGGGACGGGCCATGGGCAGCCTGGACCCCTGGGTCCTCCAGAAAAGGCCAGGGaagctgcccggacgcctgggtccccctgtgCAAGGGGCAGCCCGAACGCCTGGGTCCTCTGGGACAACCAGGGAGGCCGCCCAGACACTTGGGTTCCCTGCACCGTGGGGTAGAGGGGCagctggacgcctgggccctctacGCCATGAGGCAGGGCGgctcggatgcctgggccctcagCGGGGCTGAAGGGGttaacccccccaccccatccgCAAGGTGCGCGTCACCCCGCCGGGGACCTGGCGGGGAGggacccggggtgggggggggacaggaaaccggctgccgccgccggcctctCCCGGCACCGCCAGGCTCCCGGGCTGCCGGCCAAGGCCgccggctgctgccagccgggatggggggggcccccccacccaccccatagccgctgtggggcggggggggccgtgccaggcggcccccgggccggggctgaGCTCAGCGTCATGCACAAGGGCCCCTTTATGAgtccgcggccgggccggattCCCGGGAAAAGGCGCCGGGTTGCGGGATGGgagatggggggggagggggccgttTCCCGgctcccggggcccaggcgtccccgagCGCATCAATAATGCAGGGCCCTAATGGAGCTGCCGCCGCCACGATGAGCTCAGCTGCCTCCCGGCCAGGGGGGGACGGCGCCAAGGGGGGGGGACCCGAGTGACACCCCCGCCCGCCAAAGCAGGGCATCCTGTGCCAAAACAGCTcgttttccccccaaaatcacGTCTCCAGGCAACGGGGCAGACGCTAAAAATAacctgccagggaggaggaggaggagcagcagcagcagcccccccgccgccacccacAGCTGCCCCATAGGCAGCCCCCCCCAGGGTAGGGGGCACCCCATAACTGCCCCCATGAGCAGCACCCTCACCCCATAACCAGCCCCCATAATTGGCCCCCCTCAGGGTATGGAGTGCCCCATAACTGGTCCCCCCAGGCTATGGGGCACCCCATAACTGGCACCTCCAGGCTATGGGGTGCCCCATAACTGCCCCCTCCATAAGCAGCAACCCTGGCTTATGGGGCACCCCATAACTGCCCCCATGAACAGCACCTTTGCCCCATAACCAGCCCCCCCGGGTATGGGGCACCCCATAAGTGGCCCAATAAACAACAACCCTGGGCTATTGGTGCCCCATAGCCCCATACCCCCCCCCACGCCCAGCCTCACCCCATGGGCTAGTggcaccccatagccccctctGGCCACCCCTCCCCCTCGTCAGCACACTCGGGGCCTGTTCTCGCTAATTagctgggaggggggaaggggggggctggGACGTGACatcagcggcggccgcggccccatCAATGGACCACTGTTCCTGGCCGCCCCCCCCAAGTCCTGCGGGGGGGCcatggggcccaggcatccgggacgcCCCCCAGCCCACCacagcccaggtgtccgggacaccCCCCAGCACaacacggccccgggggcccaggtgtccgggggttCTCGCGGCCCCGAgctctgcacagcccttggaGGGGGGCACGACACAGGTGAGGGCCCCccgcacacacgtgtgcaagcATGTCCTCCCCcacacacacgcgtgtgcgagaGTGACCTTCCCCCCACACATGCGTGCGAGCTGGTGTGtgcgcccccaccccccacacacGCGTGTGCGTTGCGCCCCCGCCCCAGCGCCTGGAGCACGCGTGGGCACCGGCCCCCCCCGCACACGCCTGCGCACACGCCCGCGCACACAAAGCACGCCCTGTCCGCCGGCCGTCCCGCTCCAAgtttcctccccgccccccccgagcacgcctgggccccccggactcGTGTCCCGTGTCGTCGCTCCCCCCCTGCATTgcatcaccccccccccggccccacacatGGAGGGAGGTCATGACGATGAGCCCCTCGGGAGGGGACACACAGACCCCCAAGTCTGACCCCCCAGATAGGGGGAacatgtccccccccccaatcccgtCCCGCACGTGggacccacccaccccccccttATTGGGGGTCCCCCACGCGGGGGGCAGAGgatccccggccccccccaaaccTCACACCTGGGGAGCACAGGGACCCCGGCCCCCACACTTGGGGGGCGCCGGGACCCCCAACTCTGCGGGGGGGGTCACGccccgcccttcccccccccccgcggggcgcaAAGTTTCGGCGAGTtccgcgggggagggggcggggccggggcggggcctgccgcgggcggggggcggggccggcggcggcaggggtacggggcgggggaggggacaAGTTTGAACAGGAGCGAGACGCGCTCCAGCCCGGCCGGATTCCTGCAGAcaatcggggcgggggggggggcaccgcagcgcccgcccccccccTTAAGGTGGGCCGGGGGGGGTAAAGTCCGACCCCAACCTTCGCCTCCCCCTAACACGTTTCAGGTGGcaccgcgcggggggggggcgcccccccACGGCGCCGTGACCGCTAGCCCGCCCCCCCAGCGGTGTTGGGGGGGGTCACgacgacccccccctccccgcccccagccgGCGCCACCTTAAACCCTCGTTGTTTGtcgggaacaaaaaaaaagttcccaaaaGGCGCCGACGGCAACTTggcgcggggggggaggggggatacggggggaggggggacacgacccccccgccccctccccgcggcgcccctcccccccgcgcgcACACACAACGTGGCAcagccccccccgcgcccctcccccccgggaAAAACACCCCCCGCGGGAAAACACCCCCCCGGTGGGGATAAACACCCCCCCGCGGAGATTCCCCCCGCGAATAAatgccccccccccgcggggatAAAACCTCCCCCGCGGGGATAAACACCCGCCTGGGCAAATAAATGACCCCCCCGGGGGAACAAATACCCCCCCCCGCAGGCGCCTGGTTAtgggggggcccggccggcgccgccgcttcGCGCGAAGCAACAGGTCCCGGCGCCGCCAACTccgccggagccccccgcccccccgccgggggttcctccccccccccagcggccCCCCCCTTTAAAAACAGTAGTAGAtccgggcgcgggggcggccgcccacgtggggcggggggggcccaaagtttgtgcggcggcggcgggggggcaacTTTCGCCCCCGTCAACCGGCGCCGCcgctcttcttccccccccccccgcggcgaaATAAAATTACAGATATAAAAACTTCCCCTCCCCCCGGGTaagtccccccccgccccggggggggggcgcagtCCCCACCTGCGTCCGCCGGCGTCTTCATGGCTCCGcgcgctgcagccgccgccgccgccgggtcgGTGTCGGGctcggcccccccgccgcccccccccgccgccgccgccccccgccctccccgccagCCCGGGACGCCCACGCCCCCTGCTCACGTCACCGCCGCGTCGCCATGGACACTaagcccgcccccctccccctcccgccaccGCCTCCCCGCCCGGCCACGCCcacggggggaggggaaggagggggcgcTTAAAGGGGCCGCGCGGGGAGGGGCGATGGGGCAGAAAGGGGCAATGGTGTAGGAGGGAGGcacatggggcaggagggggcaatTGGGGACAACGGGGTCCATGAGGCAGGagggggcagatggggaggggTGATTGGGACAGTGACatctggggcaggaggggaaagggggtCCCCATGAAGACCCCTTCTGGGATCTGGGCTGAGACCCGACAAAGCTCATGACATGCAGGCCCGGCGTGTTCCACACGCAGCCGCAGGGCCAGGCCAGGAGGCAAAGGCCCCAGCACGCGAGGCCCTGGCATGAGCGGCCCCCGTGGGGGGTAATTAACCTCCCAGGTTGTTTTGCCTCGTTTGTGCTGGCGGCTGATGCAACTCCCCAGCGCCCGTGCACCTTGCTGGGCCGCTTGCACCCCCGGCCCTTGCACGTGCCCGAGCACCAGGCCTTGCGCACACCCGTGCACACACCCTTGCACAGGGCCTTGCACGCACCCCTGCACCAGGTCTTGCACGTGCCCTTGTCCAGGGCCTTGCATAAGGCTTTCTGCGTGCCCTCACATGTGCTATTGCACGGGGCCTCGCACGCACTCTCACACAGAGCCTTGCATGGAGCCTTACACAGGGCCTCGCACGCATCCCAGCATGGGGCCTTGCACTGCCCTCACACGTGCACTCGCACGCTGCCTTATGGGTGCCATCGCACAGGCTGTCACACGCACCCCTGCACCAGCTCTCGCATACATCTCTTTGCAGGACCTTGCACGGGGCCTCGCATGCGCGGGGCCAGGGCTGAGCCGGGAGGCCGGaggcggcagcgggcgccggctgggggccgcgggccggggctggTGCCGCCAGGGCCGGGCCCCGGGTTATAAATAGGCGCCGTATAAATAATGCAGCTTCCCCGACTATAATTATCGGCTGGAAGTTTGCGGTGCAGGAGATGCATTAAGCGGctacccctcccccccaccccaaatcctgcCCATTTACCCCGgccaggggaaactgaggcacgagggGCACTGGGCCCCCTCACACGAGGGCCGTGCAAAGCCCCGCCGGGCCCAATTAAAACCTTATCAGAGCCCGGCTGATaacagggtgggggggggcaaaAGCCGCTCTTAaaggggcagcgcagcccgggacCTCCC
This genomic window from Struthio camelus isolate bStrCam1 chromosome 39, bStrCam1.hap1, whole genome shotgun sequence contains:
- the ERF gene encoding ETS domain-containing transcription factor ERF, whose product is MKTPADAGFAFPDWAYKPESSPGSRQIQLWHFILELLRKEEYHDVIAWQGDYGEFVIKDPDEVARLWGVRKCKPQMNYDKLSRALRYYYNKRILHKTKGKRFTYKFNFNKLVLVNYPFIDVGLAGGPVPQSAPPAPSGGSHFRFPPAAAAATPSDALSPGAEELRSPGGVFAAVSRRLARGSVSDCSDATSATSELEEPLGDERGSRGGGDVFRGPPLPGHSRLPPQDATAGLFRLYPRPRAPEPLSPFAASPLAGPGALLPPPPLSPALPLTPTHLNYTPSPTLSPMFAPPAAAAASRFSFNPEDMQRYLQAHAQSVYNYHLSPRAFLHYPGLVVPQPQRPEKPVPAPPPGPGEPPPPPALAPFKFKLQPPPPGRRNRDKAAAAAPTLAGEGGAGAAAAEPSLPHIKVEPISEGESEEVEVTDVSEEDEEEDEEVFKAPPPPAAEEPPPPPCRPPPCVPLKLRFKRRWSEERRQEEAASSGGPPLVPADPPADDKKAKAEAEEEAAAAPAPGGRRVSAELQRATAQLSLDS